The Halobellus sp. MBLA0158 genome has a window encoding:
- a CDS encoding DUF7565 family protein, with protein MSLWKCGIGGCAERFEDIESAIIHQTVDHDRHECAVCGSVVPDGYFAIRHAFEEHSRAEYVRAYDADSTAVRVREDVKSEIEDEADLRTVVEELKRRDAL; from the coding sequence ATGTCCCTGTGGAAGTGCGGCATCGGCGGCTGCGCGGAGCGCTTCGAGGACATCGAGTCCGCCATCATCCACCAGACGGTGGACCACGACCGCCACGAGTGTGCGGTCTGCGGCAGCGTCGTCCCCGACGGCTACTTCGCGATCCGCCACGCCTTCGAGGAGCACTCCCGCGCGGAGTACGTCCGCGCCTACGACGCCGACTCGACGGCCGTCCGCGTCCGCGAGGACGTCAAATCCGAGATCGAAGACGAGGCCGACCTCCGGACCGTCGTCGAGGAACTGAAGCGCCGCGACGCGCTGTGA
- a CDS encoding PHP-associated domain-containing protein translates to MDLHVKILNERVVARAKARGLDVLVYAPHFTRLPEIRERAERFSDEDLLVVPGREVFTGSWRNRRHVLAVGLSEPVPDFITLDGALSAFEEQGAAALVPHPEFLTVSLDADAAAEHRDRLHAVETHNFKAWPRQNRRARAVATDVDLPGFGSSYAHLLGSVGEVWTVFERRIESEADLVSALREGAPRRVLRRDGLRHRARAAVEFAHLGYENTWKKIERIFLSGTEPTHPDHIAYDGRFDAVSVY, encoded by the coding sequence GTGGACCTCCATGTGAAGATCCTGAACGAACGCGTGGTCGCCCGCGCGAAGGCCCGCGGCCTCGACGTTCTCGTGTACGCCCCCCACTTCACCCGACTGCCGGAGATCCGCGAGCGCGCAGAGCGCTTCTCCGACGAGGACCTGCTCGTGGTCCCCGGCCGCGAGGTGTTCACCGGGTCGTGGCGGAACCGCCGCCACGTCCTCGCCGTGGGACTCTCCGAGCCGGTCCCGGACTTCATCACCCTCGACGGCGCCCTGTCGGCCTTCGAAGAACAGGGCGCCGCGGCGCTCGTGCCGCACCCCGAGTTCCTCACGGTGAGCCTCGACGCCGACGCGGCCGCCGAACACCGCGACCGACTCCACGCCGTTGAGACGCACAACTTCAAGGCCTGGCCGCGGCAGAACCGCCGCGCCCGGGCGGTCGCCACCGACGTCGACCTCCCCGGGTTCGGCTCCTCGTACGCCCACCTGCTCGGGAGCGTCGGCGAGGTCTGGACAGTCTTCGAGCGCCGGATCGAGAGCGAGGCCGACCTCGTGTCGGCGCTCCGCGAGGGCGCGCCCCGACGCGTCCTGCGCCGCGACGGCCTCCGCCATCGGGCCCGGGCAGCGGTCGAGTTCGCGCACCTGGGATACGAGAACACCTGGAAGAAGATCGAGCGGATCTTCCTCTCGGGCACGGAGCCGACCCATCCCGACCACATCGCGTACGACGGTCGTTTCGACGCTGTGAGCGTGTACTAG
- a CDS encoding metal-dependent hydrolase, whose translation MNKEGHVLNGALLAVGLGVILTIDPTTGSLLSGGDGGASRDLATVAGDTAWMVAELSLPVVLGALFPDVDTAFGRHRKTLHNLPLLVVFVAFPYLFGNLQFVWIGVATHYVLDVLGSKRGIALFYPFSSKEYGFPTGVATSSQWANPVTIAVTGVELLALALVHYYAFALDTSLADAGNVFRTAMGV comes from the coding sequence ATGAACAAAGAGGGACACGTGCTGAACGGCGCGCTCCTGGCGGTCGGCCTGGGCGTCATCCTCACCATCGACCCGACGACCGGATCGCTCCTCAGCGGCGGTGACGGCGGCGCCTCGCGGGACCTGGCGACCGTCGCCGGCGACACGGCCTGGATGGTCGCGGAGCTGTCGCTGCCGGTCGTCCTCGGCGCGCTCTTTCCGGACGTCGACACCGCGTTCGGCCGCCACCGCAAGACGCTGCACAATCTGCCGCTTTTGGTCGTCTTCGTGGCGTTTCCGTACCTCTTCGGGAACCTCCAGTTCGTCTGGATCGGCGTCGCGACGCACTACGTGCTCGACGTCCTGGGCTCGAAGCGCGGCATCGCGCTGTTTTACCCATTCTCCAGCAAGGAGTACGGCTTCCCGACCGGCGTGGCGACCTCAAGCCAGTGGGCGAATCCGGTGACGATCGCGGTGACGGGAGTCGAACTGCTCGCGCTCGCGCTCGTCCACTACTACGCCTTCGCGCTCGACACGTCGCTCGCGGACGCCGGGAACGTCTTCCGGACGGCGATGGGCGTCTGA
- a CDS encoding CinA family protein, with protein sequence MREFASDPPIERRVDDALRDAGTTVAVAESCTGGLIGSLLTDVPGSSDYFDRSLVTYSYEAKLTSLGVARESLDDHGAVSAPVAREMAAGVRDVAGTDWGLATTGIAGPDGGTPEKPVGTVFVGLAYRGEWGTGDSYTRVERHEFDGSRTQVKEQIARRALSTLREAVAES encoded by the coding sequence ATGCGCGAGTTCGCTTCCGACCCGCCGATCGAGCGCCGCGTCGACGACGCCCTGCGCGACGCCGGGACGACCGTCGCCGTCGCCGAGTCCTGCACCGGCGGCCTGATCGGCTCGCTCCTGACCGACGTGCCCGGCTCCTCGGACTACTTCGACCGGTCGCTCGTGACCTACTCCTACGAGGCGAAGCTGACGTCTCTGGGGGTCGCGCGGGAGTCCCTGGACGACCACGGCGCGGTCTCGGCGCCCGTCGCGCGCGAGATGGCCGCCGGCGTCCGCGACGTCGCCGGGACGGACTGGGGCCTCGCCACGACGGGCATCGCGGGCCCCGACGGCGGAACCCCGGAGAAACCGGTCGGCACGGTGTTCGTCGGCCTCGCCTACCGGGGCGAGTGGGGGACCGGCGACTCCTACACCCGCGTCGAGCGCCACGAGTTCGACGGCTCCCGGACGCAGGTCAAAGAACAGATCGCCAGGCGCGCGCTGTCGACGCTCCGCGAGGCGGTCGCAGAGTCGTGA
- a CDS encoding pyridoxal phosphate-dependent aminotransferase: protein MTDTDDAYDEPLFYRVIQYAVDADRDVVDMVSGNPDWEPPTALREGLKTYADGEPRDFQYQASEGLRVLREEIAARRNVDASRLVVTNGAGEANYLAMAEAMERDAGAEFLLTDPVYPYYPGKATMLGGEATRVPVHDDGHVDVAGMRAAASADTAAIVLNTPNNPTGAVYDIDAVAEIADVAAEVDALLIVDEVYDHFDFSGRFESALTLDRDHVVVTSSFSKSMAITGFRVGYAVFPEDLVEAARTRHMLVNVTGSRPAQAAVAQALDETPPSYYESVRDTLRERIDAFTTALDAAGAEYTTPEGAFYVLARFDGFPGTMDNVERLIDEAGVAGMPGEAFGDAYDDWIRFSLCTDRAAEAADRLAEYFAGR from the coding sequence ATGACCGACACGGACGACGCGTACGACGAGCCGCTCTTCTACCGCGTCATCCAGTACGCCGTCGACGCCGACCGCGACGTCGTCGATATGGTGTCCGGGAACCCCGACTGGGAGCCGCCGACGGCGCTCCGCGAGGGGCTGAAGACCTACGCCGACGGCGAGCCGCGGGACTTTCAGTACCAGGCGAGCGAGGGCCTGCGCGTCCTCCGCGAGGAGATCGCCGCCCGCCGGAACGTCGACGCCTCGCGACTCGTCGTCACCAACGGCGCCGGGGAGGCCAACTACCTCGCGATGGCGGAAGCGATGGAACGGGACGCCGGCGCGGAGTTCCTGCTCACGGACCCCGTCTACCCGTACTACCCCGGGAAGGCGACGATGCTCGGCGGCGAGGCGACCCGCGTCCCCGTCCACGACGACGGCCACGTCGACGTCGCGGGGATGCGCGCGGCCGCCTCGGCGGACACGGCGGCGATCGTCCTCAACACGCCGAACAACCCCACGGGAGCGGTCTACGACATCGACGCCGTCGCCGAGATCGCCGACGTCGCGGCCGAGGTGGACGCGCTCCTGATCGTCGACGAGGTGTACGACCACTTCGACTTCTCGGGCCGGTTCGAGAGCGCGCTCACCCTCGATCGGGACCACGTCGTCGTCACCTCCTCGTTCTCGAAGTCGATGGCGATCACGGGCTTTCGGGTCGGCTACGCGGTCTTCCCCGAGGATCTCGTCGAGGCGGCGCGGACCCGACACATGCTCGTGAACGTCACCGGCAGCCGCCCCGCCCAGGCCGCCGTCGCCCAGGCCCTCGACGAGACGCCGCCGTCGTACTACGAGTCCGTTCGCGACACGCTCCGCGAGCGCATCGATGCCTTCACGACCGCGCTCGACGCCGCGGGCGCGGAGTACACCACGCCCGAGGGCGCCTTCTACGTCCTCGCCCGGTTCGATGGCTTCCCCGGGACGATGGACAACGTCGAGCGCCTGATCGACGAGGCCGGCGTCGCGGGGATGCCCGGCGAGGCCTTCGGCGACGCCTACGACGACTGGATCCGCTTTTCGCTCTGCACCGACCGCGCCGCCGAGGCCGCAGACCGCCTCGCCGAGTACTTCGCCGGTCGGTAG
- a CDS encoding ArsA family ATPase, with amino-acid sequence MDVDAVDEADDAGDDDSDAPEADHDHTVDVEPVDRVETDDATDLPDEIDAPDYVLYGGKGGVGKTTMAAATALASAASGVATLVVSTDPAHSLSDTLDVDVPADPTRIREEVPLYAAEIDPDSVVAGPFGGESAAGDAASGPGGAGDATGSGFDQNADVEGNPFTGAGAGAGAGAESPFGDLGGMEEFLGGAMGPGSMPGADEAAAMQQLLEYLDDPRFDRVVVDTAPTGHTLRLLELPEMMDSMLGKIAKVRQQFSGMMEGVKGMFGMGSDDAAPEIDLDELRERIERLRTVLRDPTKTDFRVVMIPEEMSVVETERLVERLDGYGIPVQTLVVNRVMQDLADVTDAAVDDRWIVAPDLEHCDFCQRRWQVQQDAIQRATDLFRGRDVKRVPLLAEEVRGEQALRVVASCLE; translated from the coding sequence ATCGACGTCGACGCCGTCGACGAGGCCGACGACGCCGGCGATGACGACAGCGACGCACCCGAGGCAGACCACGATCACACCGTCGACGTCGAGCCGGTCGACCGCGTCGAGACCGACGACGCGACGGACCTGCCGGACGAGATCGACGCTCCGGACTACGTCCTCTACGGCGGGAAGGGCGGCGTCGGCAAGACGACGATGGCCGCCGCGACGGCGCTGGCCTCGGCCGCCTCCGGCGTCGCGACGCTCGTCGTCTCGACCGACCCCGCGCACTCGCTTTCGGACACCCTCGACGTCGACGTGCCCGCCGACCCGACGCGCATCCGCGAGGAGGTCCCGCTGTACGCGGCCGAGATCGACCCCGACTCGGTCGTCGCGGGGCCGTTCGGCGGCGAGTCCGCGGCGGGCGACGCGGCGAGCGGCCCGGGCGGCGCCGGCGACGCGACCGGGAGCGGCTTCGACCAGAACGCCGACGTTGAGGGCAACCCCTTCACCGGGGCAGGCGCCGGCGCGGGTGCGGGCGCCGAATCGCCCTTCGGCGACCTCGGCGGGATGGAAGAGTTCCTCGGCGGCGCGATGGGCCCGGGCTCGATGCCCGGCGCCGACGAGGCCGCGGCGATGCAGCAGCTGCTTGAGTACCTGGACGACCCTCGGTTCGACCGCGTCGTCGTCGACACCGCGCCGACGGGCCACACGCTCCGGCTTCTGGAGCTCCCCGAGATGATGGACTCGATGCTCGGGAAGATCGCGAAGGTCCGCCAGCAGTTCTCCGGGATGATGGAGGGCGTGAAGGGGATGTTCGGGATGGGCTCGGACGACGCTGCGCCCGAGATCGATCTCGACGAACTCCGCGAGCGGATCGAGCGCCTGCGGACGGTGCTTCGGGATCCCACGAAGACCGACTTCCGGGTCGTGATGATCCCCGAGGAGATGAGCGTCGTCGAGACCGAGCGCCTCGTCGAGCGCCTCGACGGCTACGGCATCCCGGTCCAGACGCTCGTGGTCAACCGCGTGATGCAGGACCTCGCGGACGTGACCGACGCCGCCGTCGACGACCGCTGGATCGTCGCGCCCGACCTGGAGCACTGTGACTTCTGCCAGCGGCGCTGGCAGGTCCAGCAGGACGCGATCCAGCGCGCAACC